One genomic segment of Paenibacillus durus includes these proteins:
- a CDS encoding helix-turn-helix transcriptional regulator: MIIEIGKKIKALRVQKGMTQEELAAKLNMSSQAISKWENKVTMPDIQILPNLSVILGVTIDELFALTDDLHLERIENMISNEHFISKDDFNYAEQFLKERLNDEKRQSQCLTLLAELHIHRSDEHRELASHYAKDALILDPNKKRNHNALRDAENGVIFDWNFSNHHKLIEYYKHFVPNHPAYWRGYVWLMNYLIADGRCAEAKEILERLNQIRPGYLYQLYGGLICKEDSNLPQALALWEQMTERYPHEWLAWSSRGNCMAKLCRYDEAIEYYSKGYELQPNPKYTDSLEAISHIYEIQGKYDKAIEKLQEIIALLEKDWKITEGKTVDFYKGEIENLKIMLNKQTLPKKMA; encoded by the coding sequence AAAAAGGAATGACTCAGGAAGAGCTCGCAGCAAAGCTGAATATGTCATCCCAGGCAATATCCAAGTGGGAAAACAAAGTAACCATGCCTGATATACAAATTCTCCCTAATTTATCTGTGATTTTAGGTGTTACCATTGATGAGCTATTTGCATTAACCGATGATCTACATTTAGAACGTATTGAAAATATGATTAGTAATGAACATTTCATATCAAAGGATGATTTTAACTATGCTGAACAATTTCTGAAGGAGAGGCTGAACGACGAGAAGAGACAATCCCAATGCCTCACCTTGCTGGCGGAGCTGCACATTCATCGTTCAGATGAGCACCGTGAATTAGCCTCCCATTATGCCAAGGACGCACTTATCTTAGATCCAAATAAAAAAAGGAATCATAACGCTCTGCGGGATGCAGAGAACGGAGTCATTTTTGACTGGAACTTCTCCAATCACCATAAACTCATAGAGTATTATAAACATTTTGTTCCAAATCATCCAGCTTACTGGCGAGGTTATGTATGGCTGATGAACTACTTAATTGCAGATGGCAGATGTGCTGAAGCAAAAGAAATTCTGGAAAGACTGAACCAAATCCGTCCAGGTTATTTATATCAATTATATGGTGGTCTGATATGCAAGGAAGACAGTAATCTTCCTCAGGCGTTAGCTCTTTGGGAGCAGATGACTGAACGGTATCCTCATGAATGGCTTGCATGGTCCTCTAGAGGAAACTGCATGGCTAAACTTTGCAGATACGACGAAGCAATAGAATATTACTCCAAAGGTTACGAACTACAGCCAAATCCAAAATATACAGATTCATTGGAAGCAATTTCCCATATATATGAAATCCAAGGAAAATATGATAAGGCTATTGAAAAGCTCCAAGAAATCATTGCACTATTGGAAAAGGATTGGAAAATTACAGAAGGGAAGACAGTTGATTTTTATAAAGGAGAAATAGAAAATTTAA